From one Triticum urartu cultivar G1812 chromosome 3, Tu2.1, whole genome shotgun sequence genomic stretch:
- the LOC125542876 gene encoding probable NADPH:quinone oxidoreductase 1: MANPDLEIDGGEGFPPAVEALRDRVRAADCFLFASPEHNYSVTASLKNALDWASRGKRNCWADRAAAIVCAGGDFGGARASLHLRQIGVFLDLHFINKPELHIRAFADPPKFDGEGNLIDVETRERLKKVLLSLQAFALRLQHNNKDD, encoded by the coding sequence ATGGCCAACCCAGACCTGGAGATCGATGGCGGTGAGGGCTTCCCGCCTGCCGTCGAGGCGCTCCGCGACAGGGTCCGTGCCGCCGACTGCTTCCTCTTCGCCTCGCCCGAGCACAACTACTCCGTCACGGCGTCCCTCAAGAACGCGTTGGACTGGGCGTCGAGGGGCAAGCGCAACTGCTGGGCGGACAGGGCGGCGGCGATCGTGTGTGCGGGGGGCGACTTCGGCGGGGCCAGGGCGTCGCTCCACCTCCGCCAGATCGGGGTCTTCCTCGACCTCCACTTCATCAACAAGCCGGAGCTCCACATCAGGGCCTTCGCGGACCCGCCCAAGTTCGACGGCGAGGGCAACCTCATCGACGTCGAGACCAGGGAGCGGCTCAAGAAGGTGCTCCTATCTCTCCAGGCCTTCGCACTCAGGCTCCAGCACAACAACAAGGACGACTGA